The proteins below are encoded in one region of Parvicella tangerina:
- a CDS encoding RNA polymerase sigma factor, with protein sequence MQVNKTSKYHQTSEQLLRENEIIEAAKKNPERFEPIYKKYHEQIFRYVYQRMDSKDQAFDVTSQIFLKAITKLHKYEFRGVPFSSWLYRIAMSEVYQYLKDRSSERTVNVDTSGLSEIIDDMEDEERIADKKKLIKLIGELPDVELQIIEMRYFEKRSYREIGEILGIAENNAKVKSFRIVGKLRKAFQQQ encoded by the coding sequence ATGCAAGTGAACAAAACCAGTAAGTATCACCAAACCTCTGAGCAATTGCTCCGTGAAAACGAAATTATAGAGGCGGCAAAAAAGAATCCGGAAAGATTCGAGCCCATCTATAAGAAGTATCACGAGCAAATCTTCAGATACGTATATCAGCGAATGGATAGCAAGGATCAAGCTTTTGACGTGACTTCTCAGATCTTTCTGAAAGCCATTACGAAGTTGCATAAATATGAGTTTAGGGGAGTTCCTTTCTCATCTTGGCTGTACCGCATTGCAATGAGTGAAGTTTACCAATATTTAAAAGATCGTTCTTCTGAACGGACTGTAAATGTAGACACATCAGGATTGTCAGAAATAATTGATGACATGGAAGATGAGGAGCGCATTGCAGACAAGAAGAAATTGATCAAATTGATAGGAGAACTTCCAGATGTAGAATTACAAATAATTGAAATGAGGTATTTTGAAAAGCGTTCTTATCGCGAAATCGGGGAAATTCTTGGCATTGCTGAGAACAATGCGAAAGTAAAGTCTTTTCGAATTGTTGGAAAATTAAGAAAAGCATTCCAACAACAGTAA
- a CDS encoding histone deacetylase family protein produces MLKVSWDERYILPLPEKHRFPMEKYDLLPKQLLYEGTIVEENIFSPRRATVDEVLACHTIEYLEKLQTLSLDKNEIRRTGFPLTRELVERELLILGGTISCADYALENKVSMNIAGGTHHAYSDRGEGFCLLNDQAVAAMHLIKNSLAKRVLIVDLDVHQGNGTAQIFEKNPAVFTLSMHGASNYPMKKESSDLDIPLPDGIQDAEYLSLMEYHIKETMDTFQPDFIFYQSGVDVLATDKLGRLSLTREGCKERDRFVLSLAKEYDLPIVCSMGGGYSEHIKDIVEAHSNTYRLAQEIFF; encoded by the coding sequence ATGCTCAAAGTAAGTTGGGACGAAAGATATATTCTTCCATTGCCAGAGAAGCATCGCTTTCCGATGGAAAAGTACGACCTCTTGCCAAAGCAATTGCTCTATGAAGGAACGATTGTGGAAGAGAATATATTTAGTCCTAGGCGAGCAACTGTGGATGAGGTACTAGCTTGCCATACAATTGAGTACTTGGAGAAGCTGCAAACACTTTCCTTGGATAAGAATGAGATTAGAAGAACAGGATTTCCGTTGACCAGAGAACTAGTGGAAAGGGAATTGTTGATACTTGGAGGAACGATTTCCTGCGCTGATTATGCTTTAGAAAATAAAGTGTCTATGAATATTGCAGGAGGCACACATCACGCCTACTCAGATAGAGGTGAAGGATTTTGTTTGCTAAATGATCAGGCGGTAGCAGCGATGCATTTGATCAAGAACAGCCTTGCTAAAAGAGTTCTTATTGTAGATCTTGATGTTCATCAAGGAAATGGTACTGCTCAGATTTTTGAAAAGAATCCAGCTGTTTTTACACTAAGCATGCACGGTGCTTCAAACTACCCGATGAAAAAGGAAAGTTCTGATTTAGATATTCCTTTACCAGACGGAATTCAAGATGCCGAATACTTGAGCTTGATGGAATATCATATCAAAGAGACGATGGACACTTTTCAGCCCGACTTTATTTTCTATCAATCAGGGGTTGATGTTCTGGCTACTGATAAATTAGGAAGATTAAGCTTAACTAGAGAAGGGTGTAAAGAAAGAGACCGTTTCGTCTTATCCTTGGCTAAGGAATACGATTTGCCGATTGTTTGCTCAATGGGAGGTGGATATTCAGAGCATATCAAGGATATCGTAGAGGCTCATTCTAATACCTACAGATTAGCTCAAGAAATATTTTTCTAA
- a CDS encoding DsbA family oxidoreductase: MKKQFLLLIVLPSFLSSFGQKETSSKQKIEQMKIEIWSDIVCPWCYIGKRNFEKALSRFEYNDFLIIEYKSYQLDPSMQTDTSVSITEYLSNSKGISISYAQQMIDHVSEVATSVGLDYDLNNAIPINTLQAHGLLHYAKTIGKQRELKERLMKGYFVETLNLDDTNILVQMASDVGLDTSVAREILIMNKFGQQVQQDINEGVQLGLQGVPFFVMNRKFVVSGAQSPSNFLATLNQAFEDWLKHTPVKELEIIDGKVCRADGTCE; this comes from the coding sequence ATGAAAAAGCAATTCCTTTTACTAATAGTCTTACCCTCTTTTCTGAGCAGTTTTGGACAAAAGGAAACCTCATCCAAGCAAAAGATTGAACAAATGAAAATAGAAATTTGGAGTGATATTGTTTGCCCATGGTGTTATATTGGAAAACGCAATTTTGAGAAAGCATTAAGTAGATTTGAATACAACGACTTTCTGATAATAGAATATAAAAGCTATCAGCTTGATCCAAGTATGCAGACAGATACCAGCGTATCTATCACTGAATATTTAAGCAACTCAAAAGGCATTAGCATTTCATATGCTCAACAAATGATAGATCATGTATCAGAAGTAGCCACATCTGTCGGTCTTGATTATGATCTCAATAATGCGATTCCAATCAACACACTTCAAGCACACGGATTATTGCACTATGCAAAAACTATTGGTAAACAGCGTGAACTCAAAGAAAGACTCATGAAAGGATATTTCGTTGAAACTCTAAATTTGGACGACACGAACATTCTCGTTCAAATGGCTAGTGATGTCGGACTTGACACCTCTGTCGCAAGAGAAATTTTGATTATGAATAAGTTTGGACAGCAAGTCCAGCAAGACATTAACGAAGGGGTTCAGCTAGGACTGCAGGGGGTTCCTTTTTTTGTTATGAATCGGAAATTCGTAGTGTCTGGAGCTCAATCGCCCAGTAATTTCCTTGCAACATTAAACCAAGCATTTGAAGATTGGTTAAAACATACCCCAGTCAAAGAACTTGAAATAATTGATGGTAAGGTTTGTCGTGCTGATGGAACATGTGAATAG
- a CDS encoding cyclase family protein → MKAVIAHTTGNLEIDFSQPIDISIHTSNKDSDAKAWYVDPVSIEPVRSDAFLGSVKEGGAVNFRNITFNPHGNTTHTESVGHIAEEIIDIQKCLTHYFMKAQVITITPEDYIGEESEWVKKGDKIISSKAFEHRIAERIDAIIIRTLPNNTDKRKMQWSDTNWPYLLPEAAKYIASNNIHHLLIDLPSVDREHDGGRLLAHRAFWNYPENPRLGATITEMIYVPDDVKDGLYMLNLQPASFVNDASPCKPVIYKILNQ, encoded by the coding sequence ATGAAGGCTGTAATAGCTCATACCACGGGTAATTTGGAAATCGACTTTTCACAACCCATTGACATCTCAATCCACACTTCTAACAAGGATTCTGATGCTAAAGCATGGTATGTTGACCCCGTTTCTATTGAACCTGTGAGGAGCGATGCTTTTTTAGGAAGTGTGAAAGAAGGTGGAGCCGTCAACTTTAGGAATATTACTTTCAATCCACACGGCAACACTACTCATACCGAATCCGTTGGTCACATCGCTGAGGAAATCATAGACATCCAAAAATGTCTAACTCATTACTTCATGAAGGCTCAGGTAATCACCATAACTCCCGAAGATTACATTGGAGAGGAATCTGAGTGGGTAAAAAAAGGTGATAAGATTATCTCATCTAAGGCTTTTGAGCATCGCATTGCGGAACGTATAGACGCCATTATCATCCGAACGCTACCCAACAACACTGACAAAAGAAAAATGCAGTGGTCAGACACGAATTGGCCCTACTTATTGCCCGAAGCTGCAAAATATATTGCTTCTAATAACATACATCACTTACTCATTGACCTTCCTTCAGTTGACAGGGAGCATGATGGTGGTCGACTACTCGCTCACCGAGCGTTTTGGAATTACCCAGAAAACCCAAGGTTGGGAGCGACCATTACTGAAATGATCTATGTACCTGATGATGTTAAAGACGGTCTGTATATGTTAAATTTACAGCCGGCAAGTTTTGTTAACGATGCGTCTCCTTGCAAACCTGTCATCTATAAAATTCTAAACCAATGA
- a CDS encoding Crp/Fnr family transcriptional regulator, translating to MKDYIESIIGKSLPKEDLAMLHEISSVQEFTKGDSLLEQGQRCTQIWYLSNGAVRFFENVHGEYRTTHFFQAPAMFTVYQSILTGEPSELSIEATTDLKLEVLPYHELKALYERSHSLESVGRIMAEFQFIGEMNRRRMLLNMDALQRYEYLEANQPEVFQLYQLKDIATYIGITPVSLSRLRKYRMERK from the coding sequence ATGAAAGATTACATTGAAAGCATTATTGGAAAATCCTTGCCAAAGGAGGATTTAGCAATGCTTCATGAAATCTCCTCAGTTCAGGAATTCACAAAAGGTGACAGCCTCTTAGAACAAGGTCAGAGATGTACTCAGATTTGGTACTTATCGAATGGTGCAGTTCGATTCTTTGAAAATGTTCATGGTGAGTATAGAACAACTCATTTTTTTCAGGCACCTGCTATGTTCACAGTATATCAAAGTATACTCACTGGAGAACCTTCAGAACTTAGTATTGAAGCTACCACTGATTTAAAATTAGAAGTCTTACCATATCATGAGTTAAAAGCATTATATGAGAGGAGCCATTCTCTCGAAAGTGTAGGTCGTATCATGGCAGAATTTCAATTTATTGGAGAAATGAATCGAAGGCGAATGCTACTTAATATGGATGCTTTGCAGCGATACGAGTATTTAGAGGCGAATCAACCTGAAGTCTTTCAGTTGTATCAATTAAAAGATATTGCAACTTATATCGGAATAACTCCTGTATCGCTGAGTAGATTGAGAAAATATCGAATGGAAAGAAAATAA
- a CDS encoding TlpA family protein disulfide reductase, whose translation MKKKNPAKKKSDLIFWGVALGFLAFLFLTPWGFKFQSYLRSWMLWSPDTEESAILDQKDQVIGYDWMMISDQGEEVYISDFDKPIFLNFWATWCAPCRGEMPSIVALREKYEGKVDFVLVSPSDNLEKILSAKKEEGWDFTVYQNGSQIPENLGFEVYPTTYIIDKNKQIRYKFEGAYDWDSEDVHMMLDELL comes from the coding sequence ATGAAAAAGAAAAATCCAGCTAAAAAGAAAAGTGACTTGATTTTCTGGGGTGTAGCTCTGGGTTTTCTGGCGTTTTTATTCCTTACACCATGGGGGTTTAAATTTCAGTCTTATTTAAGATCTTGGATGCTGTGGTCTCCAGACACTGAAGAAAGCGCAATTCTTGATCAAAAAGATCAAGTGATAGGGTACGACTGGATGATGATCTCTGATCAGGGAGAGGAAGTTTATATTAGTGATTTCGATAAGCCGATTTTTTTAAATTTCTGGGCAACCTGGTGTGCTCCGTGCAGAGGGGAAATGCCTTCAATTGTAGCTTTGAGAGAGAAATATGAGGGAAAAGTAGATTTTGTTTTGGTGAGTCCATCGGACAATCTTGAGAAAATTCTATCAGCTAAAAAAGAGGAAGGTTGGGATTTTACGGTATATCAAAACGGAAGTCAAATTCCAGAGAATTTAGGGTTTGAGGTATATCCTACTACCTATATCATTGACAAGAATAAGCAGATCAGGTATAAGTTTGAAGGGGCTTATGACTGGGATTCTGAAGATGTTCATATGATGTTGGATGAATTACTTTAA
- a CDS encoding S-adenosylmethionine:tRNA ribosyltransferase-isomerase, whose protein sequence is MNLKDFHYELPESRIAKHPAKERGSSKLLVYRKGSIEHHNFESIADQLPSNTTLVFNDTKVIPARIILNKPTGARIEIFLLEPIAPSSVHEEVMMTKSQCTWKCMIGNAKKWKIGSSLESEHLNFKAIRTGQDKVTFEWEGMTFSQLLTEIGKIPLPPYIHREIEQEDKDRYQTVYSKLDGAVAAPTAGLHFTQEIIEDLQTRKFPIEYVTLHVSAGTFQPIKTENIKQHLMHNEQIWIQRHTVEALLNTESTVAVGTTSMRTLESLYWFGVRLDNGLEDFFIRKEDPYQFDAINKQTALRNVLSFMDRNQLKQLGGQTEIFLYPGYQFKMCDGIITNFHMPGSTLILLIAAFVGNDWKNIYQEALNNDYRFLSYGDSSLLIP, encoded by the coding sequence TTGAACTTAAAAGACTTTCATTACGAACTACCTGAATCTAGAATTGCAAAGCATCCTGCCAAAGAGAGGGGCTCATCGAAGTTATTGGTATACCGAAAAGGATCGATTGAGCATCACAATTTTGAATCGATTGCAGATCAACTTCCTTCAAACACTACGCTAGTTTTTAACGACACCAAGGTTATTCCTGCAAGGATTATTCTAAACAAACCCACAGGCGCCCGTATCGAGATTTTCTTGTTAGAACCCATTGCTCCTTCTTCTGTGCACGAAGAAGTCATGATGACAAAGTCGCAATGCACATGGAAATGTATGATTGGAAATGCAAAAAAGTGGAAAATAGGATCTTCTCTGGAGAGTGAACACCTTAACTTCAAAGCGATCAGAACTGGACAAGACAAGGTAACTTTTGAATGGGAAGGCATGACCTTTAGTCAGTTGCTAACGGAGATTGGTAAAATACCGCTTCCTCCTTACATACATCGTGAGATTGAACAAGAAGACAAGGATCGTTATCAAACGGTTTATTCTAAGTTAGATGGTGCTGTTGCGGCCCCTACCGCAGGACTCCATTTCACTCAAGAAATTATTGAGGATTTACAAACTAGAAAGTTTCCAATTGAATACGTCACGCTGCATGTATCCGCAGGAACATTTCAGCCTATAAAGACGGAAAACATCAAACAGCATTTAATGCATAATGAACAAATTTGGATTCAACGCCACACGGTAGAGGCTCTACTCAATACTGAATCTACCGTTGCTGTAGGAACAACCTCGATGCGAACATTAGAAAGCTTATATTGGTTTGGCGTTCGCCTAGATAACGGATTGGAAGATTTTTTTATTCGGAAAGAGGATCCTTATCAGTTTGATGCTATAAACAAGCAAACAGCCTTAAGAAATGTGCTAAGTTTTATGGACAGGAACCAGCTGAAGCAATTAGGTGGACAGACTGAGATTTTTCTCTATCCTGGCTATCAATTCAAAATGTGTGATGGTATAATCACGAATTTTCATATGCCTGGCTCCACACTCATTCTTTTGATCGCAGCTTTTGTTGGGAATGATTGGAAAAATATCTATCAAGAAGCACTGAACAACGACTATCGTTTTTTGAGCTATGGCGACAGTTCTTTGTTAATTCCTTAG
- the dnaA gene encoding chromosomal replication initiator protein DnaA — translation MSKNLEKVWNNCMAVIKDNVPLQAYKTWFEPIQAVKLKGNVLVIQVPSQFFYEWLEEHYVELLKKTIRKEIGPDAKLEYSIVMENKQGSASPYTVKIPTSDKRAVKNPAVAMPLDISSNPIRNPFIIPGLRKVNVDSNLNPNYSFENFVEGDCNRLARSAGYAVAEKPGGTAFNPLLIYGGVGLGKTHLAHAIGISIKNRFPGKTVLYVSSEKFTNQFIDAVKNNNTNDFVHFYQMIDVLIIDDVQFFAGKEKTQEAFFHIFNHLHQSGKQLVLTSDKPPVELQGMEQRLLSRFKWGLSADLQVPDLETRIAILQKKMYTDGIELPKEVVEYLAYSISSNIREMEGALISLIAQSSLNKKSITLDLARQMIDKFVKNTAREVSIEYIQKVVCDYFDLPIELMKSKTRKREVVQARQIAMYFSKKMTKSSLANIGMHCGGKDHATVLHACRTVNNLAETDKNFRVYLEDLEKKLSVQ, via the coding sequence ATGAGTAAGAACCTGGAAAAAGTTTGGAACAATTGCATGGCGGTGATCAAAGACAATGTTCCATTGCAGGCTTACAAAACTTGGTTTGAGCCCATTCAGGCGGTAAAGCTGAAAGGAAATGTGCTTGTTATCCAAGTCCCTTCACAGTTTTTTTATGAGTGGTTAGAAGAGCACTATGTTGAATTGTTGAAAAAGACAATTCGAAAGGAAATAGGGCCAGATGCTAAATTAGAGTATAGCATCGTGATGGAGAACAAACAAGGATCAGCGAGTCCATACACTGTTAAAATCCCAACCTCTGATAAAAGAGCTGTTAAAAATCCAGCTGTGGCGATGCCTTTGGATATTAGTTCTAATCCAATTAGAAATCCATTCATCATCCCAGGTCTAAGAAAAGTAAATGTAGATTCTAATTTGAATCCTAATTACTCTTTTGAGAATTTTGTAGAAGGAGACTGTAACAGATTAGCACGTTCCGCAGGTTATGCAGTGGCGGAAAAACCAGGTGGTACAGCCTTTAATCCCCTATTAATTTATGGTGGCGTAGGGTTAGGAAAAACACACCTAGCACACGCAATCGGAATTTCGATTAAAAACAGATTTCCCGGAAAAACGGTATTGTACGTTTCTTCAGAGAAGTTTACGAATCAGTTCATTGATGCAGTAAAGAATAACAACACGAATGACTTTGTTCATTTCTATCAAATGATCGATGTGTTGATCATTGATGATGTACAGTTCTTTGCTGGAAAGGAAAAAACGCAAGAAGCTTTCTTCCACATATTTAACCACCTCCACCAATCAGGAAAACAGTTGGTATTAACTTCGGATAAACCACCTGTTGAGTTGCAAGGAATGGAACAGAGATTATTGTCTCGTTTCAAGTGGGGACTTTCGGCAGATCTTCAAGTTCCAGATTTGGAAACAAGAATTGCTATCCTACAGAAGAAAATGTACACCGATGGTATCGAACTACCAAAGGAAGTTGTAGAATATTTAGCATATAGTATTTCAAGCAATATTAGAGAAATGGAAGGAGCTTTGATCTCGTTGATCGCTCAGTCTTCTCTAAACAAAAAATCGATCACACTAGATCTTGCGAGACAGATGATCGACAAATTTGTGAAAAATACTGCTAGAGAGGTTTCAATTGAATACATCCAGAAAGTAGTATGTGATTATTTCGATCTTCCAATCGAATTGATGAAGTCTAAGACGCGTAAGAGAGAGGTGGTTCAAGCTAGACAGATTGCAATGTACTTCTCTAAGAAAATGACGAAGTCTTCATTGGCAAATATCGGAATGCATTGTGGTGGTAAAGATCACGCAACAGTGCTTCACGCTTGCCGTACGGTCAATAACTTAGCTGAAACGGATAAGAACTTTAGAGTTTATCTAGAGGATCTAGAGAAGAAGCTAAGCGTACAATAA
- a CDS encoding MarR family winged helix-turn-helix transcriptional regulator produces MKAELLHNLIDLVEEFNKNNASGTMEDFVVWLSGKYFKSEESEEHQEQLDLMLAFQISMLNKLIKRQTKEVISESSLSSLDGYSFLLHLDQADSFRKMELIEMHNLEAPTGIEIIKRLLSKGLIQEYNDSEDKRAKRVKMTDAGKAELERLKPLVDAKFKSFAQALPLNDKLSLVAAMNKLIRS; encoded by the coding sequence ATGAAAGCTGAACTATTACATAACCTTATCGACTTAGTAGAAGAGTTCAATAAAAACAATGCTTCTGGCACTATGGAAGACTTTGTAGTTTGGTTGAGTGGCAAGTATTTTAAGTCCGAAGAATCTGAAGAACACCAAGAACAATTGGACCTAATGCTGGCGTTTCAAATCTCTATGTTGAACAAGTTAATTAAAAGGCAAACGAAGGAGGTCATATCAGAATCTTCTCTTTCGTCTTTAGATGGATACAGTTTTTTACTCCATTTAGACCAGGCTGATTCTTTCAGAAAAATGGAGTTAATAGAAATGCACAACCTTGAAGCTCCAACTGGCATCGAAATCATAAAGCGATTGCTTTCAAAGGGACTCATTCAAGAGTATAATGATTCAGAAGATAAACGAGCAAAAAGAGTAAAAATGACTGATGCTGGAAAAGCTGAACTGGAGAGATTGAAGCCATTAGTAGATGCTAAGTTTAAAAGCTTTGCTCAAGCTCTACCGCTCAATGATAAACTGAGCTTAGTAGCAGCCATGAACAAACTTATTCGTTCTTAA
- a CDS encoding SDR family oxidoreductase — translation MKKKIILITGTSRGIGKHILTELRKDPSFVVYGSSRKEDPLDKLHIKLDVTNPESCSRAIQKIIAEQGQIDVLFNNAGSHLTGASEETSLEEIDGQMKLNFYGAVHMIKAVTPVFLEQKSGKIINMSSLGGLLSLPYTSAYNASKFALEGYSEALRLELLPLGIYVSNLEAAYINTGTIDYSIIAPKSNHAMFSKYRIAMHEKMKKDSLKGIPLKTIHKYIQQIINSDKPKFRYKIGKMAKQLTFLNSIVPEGMFQKTVLKTFNIPLKQ, via the coding sequence ATGAAGAAGAAAATAATTTTAATCACAGGAACATCCAGAGGCATAGGGAAACACATTTTAACAGAATTAAGAAAGGACCCTTCTTTTGTGGTTTATGGTTCTTCAAGAAAAGAAGACCCTTTGGATAAACTGCACATTAAATTGGATGTAACGAATCCTGAATCATGCTCCAGAGCAATTCAAAAAATTATTGCAGAACAGGGACAGATTGATGTTCTATTTAATAACGCAGGAAGTCATTTAACTGGTGCTTCTGAAGAAACAAGTTTAGAAGAAATTGATGGACAAATGAAGTTAAACTTCTATGGAGCGGTGCACATGATTAAGGCAGTCACTCCTGTGTTTTTAGAGCAGAAATCTGGAAAAATCATTAATATGAGCTCGCTTGGCGGTTTACTTTCACTGCCGTACACAAGTGCATATAATGCAAGCAAATTCGCCCTTGAGGGTTATTCTGAAGCTCTAAGACTTGAATTATTGCCACTTGGTATTTATGTTTCGAATTTAGAGGCGGCCTATATAAATACAGGCACTATTGACTATTCGATAATAGCTCCTAAATCAAATCACGCCATGTTCAGTAAATACAGGATTGCTATGCATGAAAAAATGAAGAAAGACTCATTGAAAGGAATTCCTCTTAAAACTATTCATAAATATATCCAACAAATAATCAATTCAGATAAACCTAAGTTTAGGTATAAAATTGGGAAAATGGCCAAACAGTTGACATTCTTGAATTCTATTGTACCAGAGGGAATGTTTCAAAAAACAGTTTTAAAAACTTTCAACATTCCTCTGAAGCAATAA
- a CDS encoding sugar transferase, giving the protein MQKDLLTTIKNSWVFFGIISLFLLISGLFLIQLDQIEGHIYINQFHSDFWDRLFPYITHIGDGLTAVLIIIVLFIWKEKYGYIALFAFLITSGVTHGLKLFVFADAERPLLVLWDYFHYEGGHHVLPFESMKSDHSFPSGHTTSAMSIFCLLSLIFNKRLQWTGVLFAGLAILASFSRVYLSQHFVEDVFLGTIIGTLGTLLTYHWLNPKLNQFDNGISLKRTFDILFSLIILTLGLPFFILIALLILLTSKGGVFFKQERIGLHQQPFDLFKFRTMKPNAESKGQITVGGRDPRITKIGYFLRKFKLDEFPQLINILKGEMSVVGPRPEVRKYVELYNQEQLKVLSVKPGLTDFASIEYIDENELLGKSDDPEKTYIEEVMPAKLQLNQKYIQNQSFLLDLKLVLKTFFGIFR; this is encoded by the coding sequence ATGCAAAAAGACCTTTTAACAACCATAAAAAACAGTTGGGTATTCTTCGGAATAATCAGCTTGTTTTTGCTTATCTCAGGGCTTTTTCTTATTCAGCTTGATCAAATAGAAGGACACATCTACATTAATCAATTTCACAGTGATTTCTGGGATCGTTTATTCCCTTATATCACCCATATCGGGGATGGACTCACCGCTGTGCTTATCATTATTGTTCTTTTCATCTGGAAAGAGAAATACGGCTACATTGCCTTATTTGCTTTTTTGATCACTTCTGGAGTTACTCATGGTCTGAAGCTTTTCGTTTTCGCTGATGCCGAAAGACCGTTGCTGGTGCTATGGGACTACTTTCATTACGAAGGCGGACACCATGTATTACCCTTTGAGAGTATGAAAAGTGACCATTCTTTTCCGAGTGGACATACGACTTCCGCCATGAGCATCTTCTGTTTGCTCTCTTTAATATTCAATAAACGACTTCAATGGACAGGAGTTCTTTTTGCTGGCCTTGCAATTCTCGCTTCCTTCTCCCGTGTATATTTATCCCAACACTTTGTTGAGGATGTCTTCTTAGGGACAATCATTGGAACACTAGGCACCTTACTGACCTACCACTGGTTAAACCCAAAACTTAATCAATTTGATAATGGGATTTCTTTGAAACGAACCTTCGACATCCTGTTCTCCTTAATTATTTTGACTTTGGGACTTCCTTTCTTTATCCTAATTGCGCTTTTGATCCTTTTAACAAGTAAAGGAGGCGTCTTTTTCAAGCAGGAACGAATAGGTCTTCATCAGCAACCGTTTGACTTATTTAAGTTTAGAACTATGAAGCCGAATGCTGAATCTAAAGGACAAATTACGGTTGGAGGGAGAGACCCCAGAATAACCAAAATAGGATATTTCCTGAGAAAGTTCAAGCTGGATGAATTTCCTCAATTGATCAATATCTTAAAAGGAGAAATGAGCGTGGTTGGTCCTCGTCCAGAGGTCAGAAAATATGTTGAACTCTACAACCAGGAACAACTAAAGGTTTTATCCGTCAAACCAGGATTAACGGACTTTGCTTCCATTGAGTATATCGATGAAAATGAACTTCTGGGCAAATCTGATGATCCAGAAAAAACGTATATTGAAGAGGTCATGCCAGCTAAGCTTCAACTCAACCAAAAGTATATTCAAAACCAATCATTTCTACTCGACCTAAAATTGGTTTTAAAAACATTCTTCGGGATATTCAGATGA